The Edaphobacter flagellatus sequence TTACGTATTGGTGTGGCGTCGTACCTGTTGATTCACGGAACATGCGCAGGAAGTGGGCTCTGCTGTAGCCGGCCTCGCGTGCGAGAGATTCAAGTGTGAGATCCTGATCAAGAGAGGATTCCACGAAATCTTTCACGCGGGCGAGCTTGTTGCCGGGGAGTGCCGATACCCTTGCAGGAACTTCAATCGGAACAATCGCGCCAAGGTGCAAAAATCGTAACGCAAGAGCTTCGGCAACGGTTTCTGCATAGATTCTCCCAGTCGGATTGCCGTCCTCAAATTCCGCAACCAGTGTCTGCATCAATAAATGCATCGACTTGTCTCTAAGTCCGGAGCGGAACACCAACTGGTCGGAACGAAGATTCTTTATGTCCTCAGCGATTCGCTCAATGAATTGTTCGTCGAACGAGCAATACACCAGCTCGGCTTCCGACACCAGACGCATCTCAGGGACTGGCCCCTTGGGAATCACCGTAACCTGTCCGGCAGTCTTCCGCACAAGAGTGGTCCCCGACTTAGTCTGGTGCTCACCGCGCATAACCGGAGAGCTGACCAGGGCCAGCATGTTGTGATCTGCATGGTCGTTAATACGCATGTTGGCAGCAGCCAACTGGCGCTCCATGATAAAGCCATTCCAGGAGAAGTCAGCGCTCGATCGGACTACGGAAGACTCGCCGATGCATAAGGTGGAAAGTGCCGCACTTGCATTCAGATTCATCTCAA is a genomic window containing:
- a CDS encoding helix-turn-helix domain-containing protein: MNLNASAALSTLCIGESSVVRSSADFSWNGFIMERQLAAANMRINDHADHNMLALVSSPVMRGEHQTKSGTTLVRKTAGQVTVIPKGPVPEMRLVSEAELVYCSFDEQFIERIAEDIKNLRSDQLVFRSGLRDKSMHLLMQTLVAEFEDGNPTGRIYAETVAEALALRFLHLGAIVPIEVPARVSALPGNKLARVKDFVESSLDQDLTLESLAREAGYSRAHFLRMFRESTGTTPHQYVMQRRIAHAEKMLSENQLGVAEIAVACGFSSQAHLTLTFKKQTGVAPAEYRRTR